A window from Eretmochelys imbricata isolate rEreImb1 chromosome 23, rEreImb1.hap1, whole genome shotgun sequence encodes these proteins:
- the CXXC1 gene encoding CXXC-type zinc finger protein 1 isoform X2, with product MDSEFSDPELAAVGEESKSENGENAPVYCICRKPDINCFMIGCDNCNEWFHGNCINITEKMAKAIREWYCLQCRDKNPALEIRYRHKKSKEKEREGERDRSEKDELRKKAQELALDQSRGSKVGGQQIKRSARMCGECEACRRTEDCGQCDFCRDMKKFGGPNKIRQKCRLRQCQVRARESYKYFPASMLRGRDEDLQMLKEQLESSATPEPLSDDDLPIDPDLYQEFCAGAFDDQNLPWLSDPEDAPFLDPVLRKRAVKVKHVKRREKKSEKKKEEKYKRHKQKQKHRDRSRHAERPDAKDPASLHQCLGPGCVQPARTASKYCSEECGMKLAANRIYEILPQRIQQWQQSPCVAEEHGKKLLERIRREQQQARLRLQEMERRFHELEAVIGKAKQQAIKEDEETNEGDSDDTDLQIFCVSCGHPINPKVALRHMERCYAKYESQTSFGSMYPTRIEGATRLFCDVYNPQSKTYCKRLQVLCPEHSRDPKVSVDEVCGCPLVKDVSELTGDFCRVPKRKCNRHYCWEKLRRAEVDLERVRVWYKLDELFEQERNVRMAMTNRAGLLALMLHQTIQHDPLTTDLRTTTDR from the exons ATG GACAGCGAGTTCTCGGACCCGGAGCTGGCCGCGGTGGGCGAGGAGTCCAAGTCGGAGAATGGCGAGAACGCGCCTGTGTACTGCATCTGCCGCAAGCCGGACATCAACTGCTTCATGAT AGGCTGTGATAACTGCAATGAGTGGTTCCATGGCAATTGTATCAACATCACAGAGAAGATGGCGAAGGCCATTCGGGAATGGTACTGTCTGCAGTGCCGAG ATAAGAACCCGGCCTTGGAGATCCGATACCGGCACAAAAAATCCAAAGAGAAGGAGCGGGAGGGCGAGCGGGATCGGTCTGAGAAGGACGAGCTGAGGAAGAAGGCCCAGGAGCTGGCCCTGGACCAGAGCCGTGGGTCAAAAGTAGGTGGCCAG CAAATCAAACGCTCGGCACGGATGTGTGGGGAGTGCGAGGCGTGCCGGCGGACAGAGGACTGTGGGCAGTGTGACTTCTGCCGTGACATGAAGAAATTTGGAGGGCCCAATAAAATCCGTCAGAAGTGCCGTCTGCGGCAGTGCCAGGTCCGGGCACGG gAATCATATAAGTATTTCCCAGCCTCG ATGCTGCGGGGGCGGGACGAAGACCTGCAGATGCTGAAAGAGCAGTTGGAATCGTCCGCCACCCCTGAGCCGCTGTCAGATGATGACCTCCCGATTGACCCCGACTTATACCAAGAGTTCTGTGCTGGAGCCTTTGACGACCAGAACCTG ccgtgGCTCAGCGACCCGGAGGATGCCCCATTCCTGGACCCCGTGCTCCGCAAACGCGCCGTGAAGGTCAAGCACGTCAAGAGGCGGGAGAAGAAATCGGAGAAGAAG aaggaggagaagtaCAAGCGTCACAAGCAGAAACAGAAGCACCGGGACCGGTCGCGGCACGCCGAGCGGCCGGACGCCAAGGACCCGGCCTCGCTGCATCAGTGCCTGGGCCCCGGCTGCGTCCAGCCAGCCCGCACCGCCTCCAAGTACTGCTCCGAGGAGTGCGGCATGAAGCTGGCTGCCAA ccGGATCTACGAGATCCTTCCGCAGCGCATCCAGCAGTGGCAGCAGAGCCCGTGCGTGGCGGAGGAGCACGGCAAGAAGCTGCTGGAGCGGATCCGGCGGGAGCAGCAGCAGGCGCGGCTGCGGCTGCAGGAGATGGAGCGTCGCTTCCACGAGCTGGAGGCCGTCATCGGCAAGGCCAAGCAGCAGGCCatcaaggaggatgaggag accaacGAGGGAGATAGCGACGACACCGACCTGCAGATCTTCTGCGTCTCCTGCGGGCACCCCATCAACCCCAAGGTGGCTCTGCGCCACATGGAACGTTGCTACGCCAAG TACGAGAGCCAGACGTCGTTCGGATCCATGTACCCAACCCGCATAGAGGG ggccaccCGCCTCTTCTGTGACGTCTACAACCCTCAGAGCAAGACGTACTGCAAGCGACTGCAGGTGCTGTGCCCCGAGCACTCCCGCGACCCCAAG GTGTCGGTGGACGAGGTGTGCGGCTGCCCTCTGGTCAAGGACGTGTCTGAGCTCACCGGCGATTTCTGCCGCGTGCCCAAGAGGAAATGCAACCGGCACTACTGCTGGGAGAAACTGCGCCGGGCCGAGGTGGACCTGGAGAGAGTGCGCGTG
- the CXXC1 gene encoding CXXC-type zinc finger protein 1 isoform X1, protein MTPEVEVAAWGRGCRNFLPQSPCCLDSIHTKGLGGTMDSEFSDPELAAVGEESKSENGENAPVYCICRKPDINCFMIGCDNCNEWFHGNCINITEKMAKAIREWYCLQCRDKNPALEIRYRHKKSKEKEREGERDRSEKDELRKKAQELALDQSRGSKVGGQFSHPQQQIKRSARMCGECEACRRTEDCGQCDFCRDMKKFGGPNKIRQKCRLRQCQVRARESYKYFPASMLRGRDEDLQMLKEQLESSATPEPLSDDDLPIDPDLYQEFCAGAFDDQNLPWLSDPEDAPFLDPVLRKRAVKVKHVKRREKKSEKKKEEKYKRHKQKQKHRDRSRHAERPDAKDPASLHQCLGPGCVQPARTASKYCSEECGMKLAANRIYEILPQRIQQWQQSPCVAEEHGKKLLERIRREQQQARLRLQEMERRFHELEAVIGKAKQQAIKEDEETNEGDSDDTDLQIFCVSCGHPINPKVALRHMERCYAKYESQTSFGSMYPTRIEGATRLFCDVYNPQSKTYCKRLQVLCPEHSRDPKVSVDEVCGCPLVKDVSELTGDFCRVPKRKCNRHYCWEKLRRAEVDLERVRVWYKLDELFEQERNVRMAMTNRAGLLALMLHQTIQHDPLTTDLRTTTDR, encoded by the exons ATGACCCCGGAAGTGGAAGTAGctgcctgggggcggggctgtcGGAACTTCCTGCCCCAGAGCCCTTGTTGTCTTGATTCCATCCACACCAAGGGGCTGGGAGGGACCATG GACAGCGAGTTCTCGGACCCGGAGCTGGCCGCGGTGGGCGAGGAGTCCAAGTCGGAGAATGGCGAGAACGCGCCTGTGTACTGCATCTGCCGCAAGCCGGACATCAACTGCTTCATGAT AGGCTGTGATAACTGCAATGAGTGGTTCCATGGCAATTGTATCAACATCACAGAGAAGATGGCGAAGGCCATTCGGGAATGGTACTGTCTGCAGTGCCGAG ATAAGAACCCGGCCTTGGAGATCCGATACCGGCACAAAAAATCCAAAGAGAAGGAGCGGGAGGGCGAGCGGGATCGGTCTGAGAAGGACGAGCTGAGGAAGAAGGCCCAGGAGCTGGCCCTGGACCAGAGCCGTGGGTCAAAAGTAGGTGGCCAG TTCTCTCATCCGCAACAGCAAATCAAACGCTCGGCACGGATGTGTGGGGAGTGCGAGGCGTGCCGGCGGACAGAGGACTGTGGGCAGTGTGACTTCTGCCGTGACATGAAGAAATTTGGAGGGCCCAATAAAATCCGTCAGAAGTGCCGTCTGCGGCAGTGCCAGGTCCGGGCACGG gAATCATATAAGTATTTCCCAGCCTCG ATGCTGCGGGGGCGGGACGAAGACCTGCAGATGCTGAAAGAGCAGTTGGAATCGTCCGCCACCCCTGAGCCGCTGTCAGATGATGACCTCCCGATTGACCCCGACTTATACCAAGAGTTCTGTGCTGGAGCCTTTGACGACCAGAACCTG ccgtgGCTCAGCGACCCGGAGGATGCCCCATTCCTGGACCCCGTGCTCCGCAAACGCGCCGTGAAGGTCAAGCACGTCAAGAGGCGGGAGAAGAAATCGGAGAAGAAG aaggaggagaagtaCAAGCGTCACAAGCAGAAACAGAAGCACCGGGACCGGTCGCGGCACGCCGAGCGGCCGGACGCCAAGGACCCGGCCTCGCTGCATCAGTGCCTGGGCCCCGGCTGCGTCCAGCCAGCCCGCACCGCCTCCAAGTACTGCTCCGAGGAGTGCGGCATGAAGCTGGCTGCCAA ccGGATCTACGAGATCCTTCCGCAGCGCATCCAGCAGTGGCAGCAGAGCCCGTGCGTGGCGGAGGAGCACGGCAAGAAGCTGCTGGAGCGGATCCGGCGGGAGCAGCAGCAGGCGCGGCTGCGGCTGCAGGAGATGGAGCGTCGCTTCCACGAGCTGGAGGCCGTCATCGGCAAGGCCAAGCAGCAGGCCatcaaggaggatgaggag accaacGAGGGAGATAGCGACGACACCGACCTGCAGATCTTCTGCGTCTCCTGCGGGCACCCCATCAACCCCAAGGTGGCTCTGCGCCACATGGAACGTTGCTACGCCAAG TACGAGAGCCAGACGTCGTTCGGATCCATGTACCCAACCCGCATAGAGGG ggccaccCGCCTCTTCTGTGACGTCTACAACCCTCAGAGCAAGACGTACTGCAAGCGACTGCAGGTGCTGTGCCCCGAGCACTCCCGCGACCCCAAG GTGTCGGTGGACGAGGTGTGCGGCTGCCCTCTGGTCAAGGACGTGTCTGAGCTCACCGGCGATTTCTGCCGCGTGCCCAAGAGGAAATGCAACCGGCACTACTGCTGGGAGAAACTGCGCCGGGCCGAGGTGGACCTGGAGAGAGTGCGCGTG